The Knoellia sp. S7-12 region CGCGGCTGCACGCTCCCTCACCACGCTCGCGCACGGGGGCCGAACGCCTCTCGCCGAAGGGCTGCTCAAGGCCTCCAAGGTGCTCGCGACCGAGAAGCTGCGCGACCCCAAGCGTCGCCCCCTGCTCGTCGTCGTCACGGACGGTCGAGCGACTGCTGGACCCGATGCTCTTGAGCGTTCGCGCACCGTCGCCGACGCGTGGGGACGGACCGGACACCAGTCGGTCGTCATCGACTGCGAGACCGGCCGATTCCGCCTCGGGCTCGCTGCCGATCTGGCCGCCCGTATGGGCGCCACCCATGTCCCGCTCGCCGAAGTGGCCGCCGGCGCCATCGTCGACACCGTGGCGACGGCGCGCGACGAGTGGCGTGCCGGTCGCGGCGGGAGGGCTGCCTGATGGCGCAGGGACAGGTCCCCGTCGAAGCTGCCGATGGGCTCACCACGCGGCAGCGCCGCAACCGCCCTCTGCTCCTGATCCACGGCGGCAAGGGCAAGGGCAAGTCGACGGCGGCGTTCGGGCTCGCGCTGCGCGGGTGGAGCCAGGGGTGGTCGATCGGTGTTTTCCAGTTCGTGAAGTCGGCGAAGTGGCGCATCGGTGAGCAGACGGCCCTCGAAGCACTGAACCGCATCCACGACGAGACCGGTGACGGCGGCCCCATCGAGTGGCACAAGATGGGCTCCGGCTGGTCCTGGTCGCGCAAGGCCGGGTCGGAGGAGGATCACGCTGCTGCCGCTCAAGAGGGGTGGGCCGAGATCCGTCGGCGCATCGAGGCCGAGACGCACGGGCTCTATGTCCTCGACGAGTTCACCTACGTCCTCAAGTGGGGTTGGGTCGACGTCGACGAGGTCGTGTCGGTGCTGAGCTCCCGGACCGGCTTCCAGCACGTCGTCATCACCGGGCGCGATCCGCACCCCAGCCTCATCGAGATCGCGGACGTCGTCACCGAGATGACCCAGATCAAGCACCCCTTCGAACAGGGCCAGAAGGGACAGAAGGGCATCGAGTGGTGAAGGTCCCGCGGCTCGTCATCGCCGCTGCTGCCTCGGGTCAGGGCAAGACGACGGTCGCCGTCGGTGTCATGGCAGCTCTGACGCGCGCCGGCCGGGTCGTTGCCGGCGCCAAGGTCGGGCCGGACTTCATCGATCCGGGCTATCACGCGTTGGCGACCGGCCGCCTCGGCCGCAACCTCGACCCCTGGTTGCAGGGCGAGGACCGCGTCCTCCCGTTGCTCGTCCACGGCGCTCAGAACCCCGCACCCTCCGACCTCACCGTCATCGAAGGTGTCATGGGGCTCTTCGACGGTCGGCTCGGCAGTGACGGGTGGGCCTCCACGGCACACCTCGCAACGCTGACCAGCAGCCCGGTCGTGGTCGTCATCGACATCTCGTCGGCTGCGCGCACGGTCGCGGCAGTCGTGCACGGCCTGAGGGGCTTTGATCCCCATGTCCACGTAGTCGGCGTGATTCTCAACAAGGCCGGGTCTTCGCGTCACGCCGACGAGGTCCGGCGCAGCGTCGAGCAGCTCGGCACACCGGTGCTGGGCGTGTTGCCGCGCGACGCGGGGGTGAGTGCGCCGTCCCGGCACCTCGGTCTCGTTCCCGCCGCCGAGCGCCCGGAGGCCGCAGCCGCGCTCGACCGGCTGGCTGAGCAGACCGCGGAATACGTCGATCTCGACGCTCTCGTCGAGATCGCCGCTGCCGCACCGGATCTCGACACTCCAGCGTGGTCCCCCGTCACGTCGGATGCACTCTCGACGAAGATCCCGCGGCGCGTGGCTGTTGCAGGTGGTCGGGCGTTCACATTCCGCTACGCCGAGACCGAGGAGCAGCTCCGGGCGCTCGGGTGCGAACCGGTGACCTTCGACCCGGCACTCGACACGACTCTCCCCGCGGGGGCAGAGGGCATCTATCTCGGTGGCGGCTTCCCCGAGGTCCACGCCGCCGCGCTCTCCACCAACGGGCGCCTGCTGGCCGATGTCCGCAACGCCGTTCTCTCCGGTGTGCCAACAGTCGCCGAGTGCGCGGGCCTGCTCTATCTCTCGCAGGCCGTCGACGGTCATGGTCTCGTCGGCGCCGTCCCCGCGACCGCCGCGATGCACCCGCGACTGACCCTTCGCTATGTCACCGCCATCGCTCCCGAGGACACCCTGCTCGGACCAGCCGGCACCCGCGTGCGCGGCCACGAGTTCCACCGCACGCAGACCACACCGAGCCGCGGCGACAACGCCGCGTGGCTGCTCGACGGTGCCCCGGAGGGTTGGTCGCTCGACCCCGCCGCGACGGGTGCACCGACGGTGCACGCGTCATATCTCCACACCCACTGGGCAGGTCACCCGGAGCTGGCGCTGAGCTTCGCCGAGGCTGTGCACGCCGGCCAATCCCGATCTGGTGCAGCCCTTTCCAGCATCGAGCCTGCGCCGCCGGCACTCGCCGAGCCCGAGGTCATGGACCCGCTCGAGCACCACGGAGACTCCGAGACCGACCCGGCGCTCGTCGACCTCGCTGTCAACGTCCGCCTCTCCACACCGCCCGCCTGGCTGGCACAGCGCCTGCGCGACACGATCGGCGACCTCGCGGCATACCCCGATGTTCGCGGCGCCCAAAGCGCGATCGCCCGCCGGCACGGAGTCGAACCGGACATGGTTCTGCCGACGAGTGGTGCCGCCGAGGCCTTCGTCCTCCTCGCCCAGATGACGCGAGCGAAGCGGCCGGTCATCGTGCACCCACAGTTCACCGAGCCGGAGGCCGCGCTGCGTCGGGCCGGGATCTCCCCCGAACGTGTCGTTCTCGACGCCAGCGACGGCTTCACTCTCACCCCGGACGCCGTGCCCGACGACGCCGACCTCGTCGTCATCGGCAACCCGACCAACCCCACCGGCGTGCTCCATTCGCGTGCCACCCTCGAGGAGTTGCGTCGGCCCGGGCGGTTGCTCGTGATCGATGAAGCGTTCATGGACACCGTTGCAGGAGAGCGTGACTCACTCATCTCCGCCGACATGGAGGGTGTGCTCATTCTCCGCTCGCTCACCAAGACCTGGGGCCTTGCAGGCCTACGAGCCGGGTATGCCGTCAGCTCGCCTTCGGTGATCGCCGACCTCTCGCGCCACCAGCCGCACTGGTCGGTGAGCACCCTCGCAGCCACCGTCATGGAGGCGACTGTCACTGCAGCAGCGCTCACTGAGGCCAAGGGCGCCGTCGCCGACACGACCCGCTGGCGGGAGCACCTGCTCGCCGGACTCCGCGCTCTCGGTCTGAGCCCTGTCGAGTCACGGACCTCGTTCGTCCTCGTCGAGGCCGGTGCCGGCGTGAGGGAGGAGATGCGAGCACGCGGTTATGCGTTGCGCCGGGGGGACACCTTCCCGGGGCTCGGGCCGCAATGGGTTCGCATCGCCGTGCGCGATCCCCAGACCATCGACGGCATGCTCCGTGAGCTCGCCACTGTCCTGACCTCGCAGGAGCGCACCGCATGAACCTGATGATGCCCACAGCAGCGTCACCCTTGGTCCTCATCACCGCTCCTGGCCCCCGCATCGCAGAGACCGTGCACGCGCTCACCGACCAGGGCGCTGTCGTCACCGTGGCTGCCACGGAGACGACCGACGCTGCCACCCGGGCCGCGCTCGACGACCTCGCTGGCCGTCGGCTGATCAGCATGGCGGCTGCACCGCGCATGGGTGACTTCGACATCGTCCTGCGCGACCCTCTGCCCAGCACCGCGACGGAGGCGTCACCGACACCAGCTTCGGGCGCGGGACGCGTGACGCTCGTGGGAGGCGGACCCGGGTCGGTCGACCTGCTCACCGTGGGCGGCCTGCGGGCAGTCCGCGAGGCCGACGTCATTGTCTGCGACCGGCTCGCCCCGCTGTCCGTGCTCTCGGAAGCGCGCTGCGACGTCGAGGTCATCCATGTCGGCAAGATCCCGCGCGGTGCCTTCACTCCGCAGGAGTCCATCAACGCCCTCCTCGTCGAACACGCCCTGGCCGGCAAACACGTCGTACGCCTCAAGGGCGGCGACAGCTTCGTCTTCGGTCGCGGAGGCGAGGAGTGGAACGCCTGCGTCGCACACGGCATACCCGTCGAAGTTGTCCCGGGAGTCTCGTCGGCCGTCGCAGTCCCGGCCCTCGCCGGGATCCCGCTCACCCACCGCGGCCTGACGCAGGGCTTCGTCGTCGTCTCGGGTCACGTCGGCCCCAAGGACGAGCGCAACGAGGCCGACTGGGGTGCGCTCGCCCGCAGTGGCCTCACGATCGTCGTCCTCATGGGAGTCGCAGCACTCGCCGAGATCTCCGAGACCCTCATCGAACACGGCATGGACCCGGCGACTCCGGCCGCCTGCATCGCCGACGGCGCCATGCCGAGCCAGCGGTCGGCGCGGGCGACGCTCGCGGACATCGCCGCAGTCGCTGACGCGCAGGACCTCACTCCCCCGGCAATCACCGTGATCGGGCCCGTCGTGTCCGCCCTCGAGGTCTGAGTTCCTTTGCAGGACATCGTTGCTGGACTCAGGTTGGCTGTCGGGACGCTCACCATCGTCCCGGTCGGTGTGATCGCTGCACCCACCCGGGGACACGCGCGCTGGGCCATGGTGCTGAGTCCCGTGGCCGCGTTGCCGGTCGCAGTTGCGGTCTCGGCGGTCGTGGCCCTTGGACACCTGGCCACTCTCCCAGCCCTGCTCACCGCCACCCTCGCGGTAGCTGTCATCGCCGCAGCAACACGCGCCATGCACCTCGATGGCCTCGCCGACACGGTCGATGGTTTCGGTGCTGGCTGGACCCGTGAGCGCGCCCTCGAGGTCATGCGCAAGGGCGACGTCGGGCCCATGGGTGTGGCCGCACTCGTCCTGGTGCTCGTCACCCAGATGGCTGCCCTCACCGCGATCGTCGACCGCCCCCAGGGGTGGCTGCTCGCCGGCGCCGCCGTGGTCGCTTCGCGCGCGTCCACCCTGCTCACCTGCCGACGGGGTATGCCGTCCGCTCGCCCGACCGGCCTTGGCGCCGTTGTCGCTGGCTCGGTTCCGAACGCGGCGGTCGCGGTCGGTGGGGTTCTCATGGCGGCTCTCATGGGACTGGTCGCCGGCTCTGCGGGACTCTCGCCGTGGGCTGGTGTCGTGGCCGTGGCCGTGGCGGCCTTTGCGGTCATGCTCCTGCTGCGCACCTGCCGCAGGGTCTTCGGTGGGGTGACGGGTGACGTCATGGGTGCCGCCATCGAGGTCGCACTGGTTGTACTGCTCCTCGTGCTCAGTTCTGGGAGGTGGTGACATGCGGACCCTTGTGACCGGTGGCGTGCGATCAGGCAAGTCCACGATCGCGGAGAACCTCGTGACAGAGGCTGCGGCGCTGCTCGCGGGCGATGCGCCGGTCACCTATGTCGCGACGGGACCATCGGCCGATGACCCCGACTGGGCCGATCGGATTGCGACGCACAGGGGCCGTCGACCCGACTCATGGAGGACGGTCGAGACGACAGACCTTGCCTCAGCTCTCGATTCCCTCACCGGTCCGGGCCTGATCGACTGCCTCGGCACCTGGCTCACCGCAGTGCTCGACGAACTCGACGTCTGGGAAGTGCCCCGTGACGACTGGCGGCCGGCTCTTCATGCACGCACGGCAGCCGTCGTTGCCGCGTGGTCTCGGTGCCCGCACGACATGGTCGCCGTGACGAACGAGGTCGGCTGGGGTGTGGTGTCCGAGCACCGATCGGGCCGCATCTTCGCCGACGAACTCGGCCTCCTCAACCAGGACATTGCCCGGAAGAGCGACAGCGTCCTGCTGGTCGTTGCCGGCCGTATCCTCCCGCTCCGAGAACCATGACGTTCCCAAGCACGACGCACACCGCAGTTCGTGCGCGACACGCGGGGGTTCGACTGGATCCGGTGACTCTCGGGCTGGTCCTCGGGTTCCTCGCCGATCAGACCTTCGGCGATCCGCGACGCGGCCACCCTGTTGCAGGATTCGGCCAACTCGCCTCCCTTGCCGAGAAGCAGCTTCATGCGCCGAGCCGGACCCGTGGCGCCGTCGCCGTGGTCGCGCTCGTGACGAGCACGGCCGGACTCGGCCTCCTGGAGCGTCGCCTCCCCACCCCCGCCCGGGCTGTCCTCGCCGCAGCCACCACGTGGGCCGTCCTCGGGGGCCGCTCGCTGGCCCGCGAGGGCGAAGCCATCTCCGCGCTCCTCGAGGGTGACGACGTCGCCGGGGCGCGCCTGCGCATCCGCAACCTGGTCGGGCGTGACCCCGGCAGCCTTGACGCCAACGGCATCGCCCGCGCCTGCGTCGAGAGCATCGCCGAGAACTCCGCCGACGCCGTCGTCGCTCCCCTCTTCTTGGGGGCTGTCGCCGGAGTGCCTGGACTCCTCGGCTACCGCGCCATCAACACGCTCGACGCGATGTGGGGTCACCGCAACGAGCGCTACCGCGAGTTCGGGTGGGCAGCAGCACGACTCGACGATGTCGCCAACTGGCTCCCGGCCAGGCTGACGGTTGCCCTCAACGCGGCGCTCGTAAGTGGCACCACCGCCGGGCTGGGTGGCGGGGTGCAGGTCGTCCGAGTCGTGCGCCGCGACGCCCCCGCACACCCGAGCCCCAACGCCGGGCCCGTCGAGGCCTCCTGGGCCGCAGCCCTGGGAGTGCGGCTGGGAGGGACGAACCACTACGACGGCGTTGACGAAGACCGTGGACACCTTGGCGACGGCCCACCGGTGACCGTCGCCGACATCCCCCGGGCCACCCAGCATCTGAGCCGCCTCTCGACCGCCGCGCTCGTGGCCCTCGTCAGCGCTCGGGTGCTCGTGCGGGGACGCCGAACGTCATAGTTCACGGCAAGCGCCCGACGCACGAGCCTCAGGCGACCCTCATCGCGTCGTCCTGCACGAACCAGTCGTCGGGTGGATCGTGGATCCAGCCGCGCCACGGATCTTCGGGCAGGGGCATCTCGTGGATCTCGGCGTCACTCCACCAGTCGTCCGGCTCGGGTTCGGGCGCGAGCCAGCCTTCGCCCAGGATTGGTGGTGCGGTGGCGTCGTGGATCCGACCGGTTGGGGTCTGGATGCGTATGCGATGGGTTCCGGTTCCGTCGAGTCCGGTGGATTCGACGTTCATGTGCCACCCGGGTTCTTCCTTGACCAAGTTGTGGCGTTTGCACAGCCCGCCGGCGTTGGCGCCAGTCGTGGCGCCGCCGTCGTGGACGGCATGGACGTGGTCTGCCTGGACTGCGGGGGCGTCACACCACGGGACGCGGCAGGTCGGGTCGCGCAGTTCGAGGAACCGGCGGAGTCCCCCGTGGAACAGGCGACGCTTGGAGTCGAGGGCGACCAGGTCACGACCTGTGGGGTCGGTGAACAGGCGCCGCAGCCAGAGGCCGCTCTGGGGGTCGCTGTCGTCGGTGTGATCGAGCAAGGCGGCGATGTGGGCACGGGCTTCGGCGCCGGGAATGGGACCCCAACCCGGGATGGTCGCGACGTCATCAGCCGGGGCTTTGCCCCCGAAGGCTGCGGGGAGCAGGACCGTGTCGGTCATGACAAGGCTGACCTCAACCTGTTGCGGCTGACCCTTCGCACGCCCGGAGAGCAACTCCAGGGCACGATCAGCCAGCCACGCACCCTTGCCTCGCGTGTCCGCACGAGCAGCGGCTGCCGCAGCTTCCCACTCATCGGCGGGCAGATCCGGGTCGATGACATTGCGTCGACCTTCCTCACCCAGCAGCGCGACGTGCGCTCCGATGATGTCCTTCATCGGCCCCAGGACCGACAGCCACGCCATCCCGTCCGCAGCTGGTCGCACAGACAGGTGCCGTGACGCGACCGCGCGACGGTTGCGTTCAGCCAACGACTCCGCATCCAACGCCGCACCTGCACGACGCGCAGCCCCAGCCAACGCCTTGTCCCCAAGATTGGCAATCGTCGGTGCCAGCCGGCGGTCGACCTCGGCCCGGTGCTCAACGCTCAGGCACGCCGTCTCACGCACCACGATCATCGCGCGCCGCTCACTGATGTCGCCCCGCTCCAACGCACCCATCGTCAACGGCATCTCACCCACAAGGGCCTTGGCCACCCCAACGTGCTGATCCGCCAACGCCGGCGAACACCGACGAGCCAACGCCAGGTCGGCGCGCACACTGCCCGAGTCCTCACCCAACGCCTCCCGATCCACCACCGCCGCAGCAGTCAACCGGGCCTGCGCAGCAGCCGCCGCACCCTTCAACGCCTCCAGCGCAGACACCACCGCAACCCGCTCCGACTGCGTCAAACCCTCCGGGTTCACGTCCCCGAGCGAGGACACGACGGAGCGGACCTGAACCTCAGGCCCTGCAAGTGTTGGCGTCCCCGTCATACCTCTCATCGTACACCTGTTCGGTAACACTCAAAAGGTTATCCACACGCGAATTCAGTTGCAGCACAACTGAACTGCTCAGGTCCCGCCGTCCGGCGAACATGGTCGCAAAGGCCGCCCCGCCCCACTGCTGGCCGCCACCTCAGAAGTCCATCAGAGACCTCTGACAGGCCACCGTTGGCAGGCGTCAGGACGTGGCTGGAAGGCCGAGCCAGTTGAGCACGCCTTCGACGGAGTCGACCTCCGCGACTCCCGCCGGCACGTACGGGCGGCGGACGACTACGACGGGCACTGCGAGCCCAGCTGCGGCCGTGAGCTTGGCCGCCGTATAAGCGCCACCGGAGTCCTTGGTGATCAGCACGTCGACACCGTGCTCACGCATGATCGCCCGCTCGCCGGCCACGTCGAACGGCCCACGATCAAGGATGACGATCCAGCGCGCGGGGGCCACTTCATCCAATGGCTCGACGACGCGCAGCACAACGTCCCGATCGGTCCAGCCTCCGTAGTGATCCAACGTCTGGCGGCCCGTCGTGATGAACGGGCGCGTCGTCCCCAACTCCTCTGCCCGCTCGCGCGCCTCGTCATAGGTGTCGACCCAGTGCCACGAACCCGCGTCGGGATGACGGCTCCACCCCGGTCGGGCCAGGCGCAGACACGGCACGCCAGCCACCGCGGCCGCAGCACCAGCGTTCGCCGTCATGCGCACGGCAAAGGGATGCGTCGCGTCCACGAGGTGGGTGAAACCGTCGTCGCGGATCGCCGCAACCAAGCCCTCCACCCCGCCGAAGCCGCCGACTGTCACCTCACCAACGGGCATGCGGGGTTTCGACACCCGACCTGCCAGCGACGACACGACGTCGACACGAGCACACGTGAGCGCAAGAGCCAGCTCGCGAGCCTCAGCAGTGCCGCCGAGTAGCAGCACCCGCTTCATCGCTCGACTTCACTCACAACCACACCATCGAGGAGCACGACGTCGGCCAGCTCGGCTCCCCCGTCGACCCGCAGCGCGTTGGCCTCGTCGGACCGCAACACCCACTCGGTTGCGTCCGTCACTTCACGACCGGTCTCGACGTGGCGCGTGACGAGTCGTTCCACCCGAACCTCGCCGTCGAGCGCGCACCACCACACCTCATCGAGCAGCTCCGGCACCGCGACCCAGTCACCCTCACCGAGCAGCAAGTAATTGCCCTCTGTCACAACCAGATTCGCCTCGGCCGGCACGACGAGGGTGTCTGCCACCGGGTCACCCACCACGTGGTCGAAGCTCGGCGCCGTGACGACCAGGCGTGGCAACGCGCGCACGGAAGCCAGCACACCGGCATACGCCACGGTATTGAACGTGTCCGGCGCACCCTTGCGATCTCGCCGACCGAGGGAATCGAGCTCCGAGTTGGTGAGGTGGAAGCCGTCCATCGGGACGTGCGCGATGCGCCCGGACAACGCAGGGTATGCCGCGGCAGCACTGAGCAGTCGCGTTACCAAAGTCGTCTTGCCGGATCCCGGAGGTCCCGCGATCCCGAGGACGGCTCGGCGGGGTGCCACACGGTCGACCACAGAGGCGAGACGCGCGAGCAGGTCCTCGACAGAACGTTGTTCACCAGACACCGAACACCTGCCCACCGATCCGGATTGTGAAGGCCGCGACAACAATGACAAAGACCACTCGAACGAACCCGCTGCCCTTGGCGACGGCGGTGCGGGCACCAACATAGCCGCCAAGGAGGTTGGCGACGGCCATGACCGCGCCCACCTTCCACATGACGTGGCCGCCCGGCGCGAAGACGGTGAGCGCGCCGAGGTTCGTGGCGAAGTTCGCGATCTTGGCCTTGGCACTCGCTTCGAGGAACGCATAGCCCATGAGGCCGACGAGAGCGAAGACCAGGAACGAACCCGTGCCCGGCCCGAGCGCACCGTCATAGACACCGATGACGAACCCCACGAGCATCGCGGTGACGGTGTGCCGCGTCCCGTCCCAGCGAAGGGCCGTCGATGTGCCGAGGGACGGTTTGAACAGCGTGTAGGCACCGACCGCGATAAGCATCACGAGGATGATCGGGTTGAAGGCCGACTTGGGGATGTGCAGGCCGATGAGCGCTCCGCCGATGGCCCCGAAGTAGGCGACGACGGCCATCGGGATGGCAGTGCGCAAATCCGGTTTGACCCGCCGCCAATAGGTCGTCGCACTTGCGGCAGTCCCGGCGATCGACCCGATCTTGTTCGTGGCGAGCACCTGCGCGGGCGTTGCCCCCGGGAACCCCAGGAGCAGGGCGGGGATCTGGATGAGACCGCCCCCGCCGACGACTGCGTCGATCCATCCGGCGACGAACCCCGCAAGGCCCATGAGGGCCAGGGTCGTCAGTTCCGGATCGTTCACCCGCGCCAGCCGTCGACGATGTCGAGGATGTCGAGCAGCTCGTGCGCCACGGCGTCGGGGGTGACGTCCACATCGACCTGCTGGTCGACCGGGATGTCGGAGTGCGGCACCCAGATGGCCCGCATCCCGACCTGCTGAGGGCCCCAGACATCCTCGAACGGACGGTCGCCGACATAGGCCGCGCACTCGGGCTCCACGCCCACTGCTGCGCACGCGGCACGGAACGCGTCGGCGTGCGGCTTCACGACATGGATCTCCGACGAGTAGACGTCACCGTCGAGGAGGTCGAGGACGCCGTCGCGCTCGAAGACCTCACGGTGGTAGTCACGCGACCAAATGGTGTTGGAGAGCACTCCCACGCGAAGGCCCCGCTCCCGCAGGCCTTCCCACAGCGGCCGCACGTTGTCGTCGGTGTGCGTGTGCGGCTCCCAGAACCCCCTGTATGCCGCGAGGGCAAGGTGGTGCCGGTCGTGCGTCGCGTCGATACCTGAGCCCTTGAGGATGGCCTCGAGCGACGCACTGCTGTGGTCGGTGCGTCCCCGCGCCCACGCCCGAGCCTCGGCCTCGTGCAGGCGAATTGCGAGCGAGTCGGCCTCCGCAAGGTCCTCGGGCGGCATCTCACTGTCGTCCATCGGCACGCCGTGGACCTCTCGTGCATAGATCCGCCACTGCTGCGGCAGGTCGACGGTGTGCCAGGGCGTGAGCGTGCCGCCCCAATCGAAGATGACGGCTTCCAGGGGACGGGTACCACTCACGCCTGAACCCCGCGCACCTCGGCCAGCACCTCGTCGATGACGGAGTCGACAGCGACCTCGCGCCGCTCACCGGAGCGGCGGTCCTTGATCTCGATGACACCGTTCTCGAGGGACTTGCCGACGACGACGATCGTGGGGATGCCGATGAGCTCGGAGTCCTTGAACTTCACGCCGGGGCTGACCTTCTCGCGGTCGTCATAGAGGACCGAAACTCCCTGTGCCTCAAGGGAAGCAGTGATCTCGTCGGCCTTGGCGAAGACCTCACCGTCGCGGTCACGGTTCTTGCCCGTGGCGACGACGTGGACGTCAGCAGGTGTGACGGCGCGCGGCCAGCACAGGCCGATGTCGTCGAGGGTGTCCTCGGCGATCGCCGCGACGGCGCGCGAGACACCAACGCCGTAGGAGCCCATCGTCACGGTGACGAGCTTGCCGTTCTCGTCGAGCACCTTGAGGTTGAGCGCCTCGGAGAACTTGCGGCCGAGCTGGAAGATGTGGCCCATCTCGATGCCGCGGGCGGTGTGCAGGACACCGTTGCCGTCAGGGCTCGGGTCGCCGTCACGCACCTCGGCCGCCTGGATGGTGCCATCGGCGGTGAAGTCGCGACCGTGCACCAGATCGAGAACATGCTTTCCAGCCTCGTCGGCGCCGGTCACCCAGGCAGACCCCTCAGCGATCGACGGGTCGAGGACATAGCGGATCTTCGAAGCCTTCTCAGCACCCAACACACCCGGGCCGATGTAGCCCTTGGCCAACTCGGGGTGAGCGGCAAAGTCCTTCTCCTCAAAGGCTTCCACCTCGGCGGGCGACACCTGGGCCTCGAGCCGCTTGGCATCGACCTCGCGGTCACCGGGGACGCCGATGGCGAGCGGCTCACGGGTGCCGTCCGGGTGCACGAGCATGACGATGACGTTCTTGAGGGTGTCCGCCGCCGTCCACGAGCGAC contains the following coding sequences:
- a CDS encoding cobalt-precorrin-6A reductase, producing the protein MKRVLLLGGTAEARELALALTCARVDVVSSLAGRVSKPRMPVGEVTVGGFGGVEGLVAAIRDDGFTHLVDATHPFAVRMTANAGAAAAVAGVPCLRLARPGWSRHPDAGSWHWVDTYDEARERAEELGTTRPFITTGRQTLDHYGGWTDRDVVLRVVEPLDEVAPARWIVILDRGPFDVAGERAIMREHGVDVLITKDSGGAYTAAKLTAAAGLAVPVVVVRRPYVPAGVAEVDSVEGVLNWLGLPATS
- the cobO gene encoding cob(I)yrinic acid a,c-diamide adenosyltransferase; translation: MAQGQVPVEAADGLTTRQRRNRPLLLIHGGKGKGKSTAAFGLALRGWSQGWSIGVFQFVKSAKWRIGEQTALEALNRIHDETGDGGPIEWHKMGSGWSWSRKAGSEEDHAAAAQEGWAEIRRRIEAETHGLYVLDEFTYVLKWGWVDVDEVVSVLSSRTGFQHVVITGRDPHPSLIEIADVVTEMTQIKHPFEQGQKGQKGIEW
- a CDS encoding adenosylcobinamide-GDP ribazoletransferase, yielding MAVGTLTIVPVGVIAAPTRGHARWAMVLSPVAALPVAVAVSAVVALGHLATLPALLTATLAVAVIAAATRAMHLDGLADTVDGFGAGWTRERALEVMRKGDVGPMGVAALVLVLVTQMAALTAIVDRPQGWLLAGAAVVASRASTLLTCRRGMPSARPTGLGAVVAGSVPNAAVAVGGVLMAALMGLVAGSAGLSPWAGVVAVAVAAFAVMLLLRTCRRVFGGVTGDVMGAAIEVALVVLLLVLSSGRW
- a CDS encoding cobyrinate a,c-diamide synthase, with translation MVKVPRLVIAAAASGQGKTTVAVGVMAALTRAGRVVAGAKVGPDFIDPGYHALATGRLGRNLDPWLQGEDRVLPLLVHGAQNPAPSDLTVIEGVMGLFDGRLGSDGWASTAHLATLTSSPVVVVIDISSAARTVAAVVHGLRGFDPHVHVVGVILNKAGSSRHADEVRRSVEQLGTPVLGVLPRDAGVSAPSRHLGLVPAAERPEAAAALDRLAEQTAEYVDLDALVEIAAAAPDLDTPAWSPVTSDALSTKIPRRVAVAGGRAFTFRYAETEEQLRALGCEPVTFDPALDTTLPAGAEGIYLGGGFPEVHAAALSTNGRLLADVRNAVLSGVPTVAECAGLLYLSQAVDGHGLVGAVPATAAMHPRLTLRYVTAIAPEDTLLGPAGTRVRGHEFHRTQTTPSRGDNAAWLLDGAPEGWSLDPAATGAPTVHASYLHTHWAGHPELALSFAEAVHAGQSRSGAALSSIEPAPPALAEPEVMDPLEHHGDSETDPALVDLAVNVRLSTPPAWLAQRLRDTIGDLAAYPDVRGAQSAIARRHGVEPDMVLPTSGAAEAFVLLAQMTRAKRPVIVHPQFTEPEAALRRAGISPERVVLDASDGFTLTPDAVPDDADLVVIGNPTNPTGVLHSRATLEELRRPGRLLVIDEAFMDTVAGERDSLISADMEGVLILRSLTKTWGLAGLRAGYAVSSPSVIADLSRHQPHWSVSTLAATVMEATVTAAALTEAKGAVADTTRWREHLLAGLRALGLSPVESRTSFVLVEAGAGVREEMRARGYALRRGDTFPGLGPQWVRIAVRDPQTIDGMLRELATVLTSQERTA
- the cobA gene encoding uroporphyrinogen-III C-methyltransferase, giving the protein MNLMMPTAASPLVLITAPGPRIAETVHALTDQGAVVTVAATETTDAATRAALDDLAGRRLISMAAAPRMGDFDIVLRDPLPSTATEASPTPASGAGRVTLVGGGPGSVDLLTVGGLRAVREADVIVCDRLAPLSVLSEARCDVEVIHVGKIPRGAFTPQESINALLVEHALAGKHVVRLKGGDSFVFGRGGEEWNACVAHGIPVEVVPGVSSAVAVPALAGIPLTHRGLTQGFVVVSGHVGPKDERNEADWGALARSGLTIVVLMGVAALAEISETLIEHGMDPATPAACIADGAMPSQRSARATLADIAAVADAQDLTPPAITVIGPVVSALEV
- a CDS encoding DUF222 domain-containing protein, coding for MTGTPTLAGPEVQVRSVVSSLGDVNPEGLTQSERVAVVSALEALKGAAAAAQARLTAAAVVDREALGEDSGSVRADLALARRCSPALADQHVGVAKALVGEMPLTMGALERGDISERRAMIVVRETACLSVEHRAEVDRRLAPTIANLGDKALAGAARRAGAALDAESLAERNRRAVASRHLSVRPAADGMAWLSVLGPMKDIIGAHVALLGEEGRRNVIDPDLPADEWEAAAAAARADTRGKGAWLADRALELLSGRAKGQPQQVEVSLVMTDTVLLPAAFGGKAPADDVATIPGWGPIPGAEARAHIAALLDHTDDSDPQSGLWLRRLFTDPTGRDLVALDSKRRLFHGGLRRFLELRDPTCRVPWCDAPAVQADHVHAVHDGGATTGANAGGLCKRHNLVKEEPGWHMNVESTGLDGTGTHRIRIQTPTGRIHDATAPPILGEGWLAPEPEPDDWWSDAEIHEMPLPEDPWRGWIHDPPDDWFVQDDAMRVA
- the cbiB gene encoding adenosylcobinamide-phosphate synthase CbiB — translated: MTLGLVLGFLADQTFGDPRRGHPVAGFGQLASLAEKQLHAPSRTRGAVAVVALVTSTAGLGLLERRLPTPARAVLAAATTWAVLGGRSLAREGEAISALLEGDDVAGARLRIRNLVGRDPGSLDANGIARACVESIAENSADAVVAPLFLGAVAGVPGLLGYRAINTLDAMWGHRNERYREFGWAAARLDDVANWLPARLTVALNAALVSGTTAGLGGGVQVVRVVRRDAPAHPSPNAGPVEASWAAALGVRLGGTNHYDGVDEDRGHLGDGPPVTVADIPRATQHLSRLSTAALVALVSARVLVRGRRTS
- a CDS encoding bifunctional adenosylcobinamide kinase/adenosylcobinamide-phosphate guanylyltransferase, whose amino-acid sequence is MRTLVTGGVRSGKSTIAENLVTEAAALLAGDAPVTYVATGPSADDPDWADRIATHRGRRPDSWRTVETTDLASALDSLTGPGLIDCLGTWLTAVLDELDVWEVPRDDWRPALHARTAAVVAAWSRCPHDMVAVTNEVGWGVVSEHRSGRIFADELGLLNQDIARKSDSVLLVVAGRILPLREP